From a single Stackebrandtia endophytica genomic region:
- a CDS encoding SRPBCC family protein: MTGKRLDKEIELDASVDEVWKAISTGEGMATWFVPHRITPPADSSDAPAAEADFGSGNVAQGRVLAWDPPNMVRYGGDAGNPTEALEFFVESKEGGGTVLRLVQSGVLGEDWEMEYHSKGWDLFFHNLDSYLRYFAPAPAVNALAMAFTTVDGPTVWDRYHHALGTSPDLTVGSPVDLTPEGVEPIRGHVDVHRPGQLLGIRTEDGLYRFGGEGADAWGMANSFHYRYGVDLDGPEWTQRWQDWLATLFPASEAPPMQET, translated from the coding sequence ATGACCGGGAAGCGGCTGGACAAGGAGATCGAACTCGACGCGAGCGTCGACGAGGTGTGGAAGGCGATCTCGACCGGCGAGGGCATGGCCACCTGGTTCGTACCGCACCGGATCACACCACCGGCCGACTCCTCCGACGCCCCCGCCGCCGAAGCCGATTTCGGCTCCGGCAACGTCGCGCAGGGCAGAGTCCTGGCCTGGGATCCGCCGAACATGGTGCGCTACGGCGGGGACGCCGGGAACCCGACGGAGGCCCTGGAGTTCTTCGTGGAGTCCAAAGAGGGCGGCGGTACCGTCCTTCGTCTGGTGCAGAGCGGGGTCTTGGGGGAAGACTGGGAGATGGAGTACCACTCCAAGGGGTGGGACCTGTTCTTCCACAACCTGGACAGCTACCTGCGCTACTTCGCCCCGGCGCCGGCCGTGAACGCCCTCGCCATGGCATTCACCACAGTCGATGGACCGACGGTGTGGGACCGGTATCACCACGCTCTGGGCACCAGCCCCGATCTGACGGTCGGCTCCCCGGTCGACCTCACACCGGAGGGCGTGGAACCGATTCGGGGTCACGTCGACGTGCACCGCCCCGGGCAGCTGCTGGGCATCCGCACCGAGGACGGCCTGTACCGGTTCGGTGGCGAGGGAGCCGACGCCTGGGGCATGGCGAACTCGTTCCACTACCGGTACGGGGTCGACCTCGACGGACCGGAATGGACCCAACGGTGGCAGGACTGGTTGGCCACCCTGTTTCCCGCCAGCGAGGCACCGCCGATGCAGGAGACGTGA
- a CDS encoding VOC family protein, with product MRIDVISVIVDDQEKAARFYTDKLGFAIKRDIPMGEARWLTLTSPEQPTGPELFLEPNGNPDIQINGRPAAREYQRALYDTGIPFTMFMVDDIDADHRRLTDNGVEFTGEPVGVPGGKSAVFDDTCGNLIALMEVTR from the coding sequence GTGCGCATCGACGTCATCAGCGTCATCGTCGACGATCAGGAGAAGGCGGCCCGGTTCTACACCGACAAGCTGGGCTTCGCCATCAAACGGGATATCCCGATGGGCGAGGCACGCTGGCTGACCCTCACCTCGCCGGAACAGCCGACCGGACCGGAACTGTTCCTCGAACCCAACGGCAATCCCGACATCCAGATCAACGGACGGCCTGCCGCCCGGGAATACCAGCGGGCGCTGTACGACACCGGTATCCCGTTCACCATGTTCATGGTCGACGACATCGACGCCGACCATCGACGACTGACCGACAACGGCGTGGAGTTCACGGGTGAACCGGTGGGGGTGCCCGGTGGAAAGAGCGCGGTGTTCGACGACACCTGCGGCAATCTCATCGCGCTGATGGAGGTGACCCGATGA
- a CDS encoding winged helix-turn-helix domain-containing protein: MTNVAVISDPAAAEASLDPIRARLLTELVEPASAADLARRLDVPRQKINYHLKALENHGLIELVAERPKGNFTERIMRTTADEYLIAPQVMGAMTPDPDRSPDRLSARWLLAIATRLIREVGDLITGAARTDKRVATFTIDGRVRFASAAERAAFATELTEAVTGLVAKYHTDAAPAGRDHRVIVALHAVPPTTEPDSAPHTKE, from the coding sequence ATGACAAACGTTGCCGTGATCAGTGACCCGGCGGCGGCCGAGGCGTCGTTGGATCCCATCCGTGCGCGGCTGCTGACCGAACTCGTCGAACCCGCCTCGGCCGCCGACCTCGCACGTCGCCTCGACGTCCCCCGGCAGAAGATCAACTACCACCTGAAGGCCCTGGAGAACCACGGCCTGATCGAACTCGTCGCCGAACGCCCCAAAGGCAACTTCACCGAGCGGATCATGCGCACCACCGCCGACGAATACCTCATCGCCCCGCAGGTCATGGGAGCCATGACCCCCGACCCCGACCGGTCCCCCGATCGACTTTCGGCACGTTGGCTGCTGGCGATAGCCACCCGACTGATCCGCGAAGTCGGCGACCTGATCACCGGCGCGGCGCGCACCGACAAACGGGTCGCGACCTTCACGATCGACGGGCGGGTGCGGTTCGCCTCGGCCGCCGAGCGGGCCGCGTTCGCCACCGAACTGACCGAGGCCGTCACCGGACTGGTCGCCAAGTACCACACCGACGCGGCCCCCGCGGGCCGTGACCACCGAGTCATCGTGGCGCTGCACGCGGTGCCACCCACCACCGAACCGGATTCGGCACCACACACGAAGGAGTAA
- a CDS encoding GNAT family N-acetyltransferase, whose product MEIRPTTLEDLERLDFSYQHQYPDGWRPNGSSFVAVVAERIVGIVHSCPNRTHPTRDLLFGYVVPEHRRRGIASALVAEVRTRATTPLSVKAYPGTGDHRFAKALGATAYQVCPPATIDTSRADVIDWARRHRGEVTRGTEFTVEELTEFLLTEYEFTHQAWSPAAPRDVLIKHLVPELMDDLDVGRSYFVTDDAGLVAGSTVYGEPPIDVYGAGRGGTVEMLAQAPFPDRPGVRTGLAACIAEALLEADGAVVTFDGHVSDLHFYPLLSTIPGVTGKTLELLEIPYRG is encoded by the coding sequence ATGGAGATTCGCCCCACCACGCTCGAAGACCTTGAGCGCCTTGACTTCTCGTATCAGCATCAGTACCCGGACGGTTGGCGGCCGAACGGATCGTCATTCGTCGCCGTCGTAGCCGAGCGGATCGTCGGCATCGTGCACTCCTGCCCCAACCGGACTCACCCCACACGTGACCTGCTGTTCGGGTACGTGGTGCCGGAGCACCGTCGCCGGGGCATCGCCTCCGCGCTGGTCGCCGAGGTCCGAACCCGGGCGACCACGCCGCTGTCGGTGAAGGCTTATCCGGGCACCGGCGACCACCGGTTCGCCAAGGCTCTGGGGGCGACGGCCTATCAGGTCTGTCCGCCGGCAACCATCGACACCTCCCGCGCCGACGTCATCGATTGGGCGCGACGGCACCGGGGCGAGGTGACCCGCGGAACCGAGTTCACCGTCGAGGAACTGACCGAGTTCCTGTTGACCGAGTACGAGTTCACCCATCAGGCGTGGTCGCCCGCGGCTCCACGCGACGTCCTCATCAAGCATTTGGTTCCCGAGCTGATGGACGATCTCGACGTCGGTCGCAGCTACTTCGTCACCGACGACGCCGGATTGGTGGCCGGATCCACCGTTTACGGCGAACCGCCCATCGACGTCTACGGTGCCGGACGTGGCGGGACCGTAGAGATGCTCGCCCAGGCGCCGTTCCCGGACCGCCCGGGGGTGCGAACCGGGCTCGCCGCGTGCATTGCCGAAGCCCTGCTGGAGGCCGACGGGGCGGTCGTGACCTTCGACGGCCACGTGAGCGACCTGCACTTCTACCCGTTGCTGTCGACGATTCCCGGTGTGACCGGCAAGACCCTGGAGCTTCTCGAGATCCCGTATCGGGGGTGA
- a CDS encoding PadR family transcriptional regulator, with translation MSATRLLVLGAVRIHGTAHGYLVQHEFLSWGAHEWANVKWGSIYHALKQMTKQGLLTQRETDDGSWRVDYTITPKGDTEFLKLMRAALSHPEHRPDALAAALAFFTALPRAEVIDLLRRRITALEEERADKEHHARKIAKESPEHISELFGLWVTTADNGIEWTRGLIERLTAGEYTMVDDDPRAFGTPGSGKRPAG, from the coding sequence ATGTCGGCGACCCGGTTGCTCGTTCTGGGGGCGGTTCGTATCCACGGCACCGCCCACGGCTACCTCGTGCAGCATGAGTTCCTCTCCTGGGGTGCGCACGAATGGGCGAACGTGAAATGGGGCTCGATCTATCACGCGCTCAAACAGATGACCAAACAGGGATTGTTGACCCAGCGGGAGACCGACGACGGTTCCTGGCGCGTCGACTACACCATCACCCCCAAGGGCGACACCGAGTTCCTCAAGCTGATGCGGGCGGCGCTGTCCCACCCGGAGCATCGCCCCGACGCGTTGGCGGCCGCGCTGGCGTTCTTCACGGCGTTGCCCCGGGCCGAGGTCATCGACCTGTTGCGTCGGCGCATCACCGCGTTGGAGGAGGAACGCGCCGACAAGGAACACCACGCCCGCAAGATCGCCAAGGAGTCGCCCGAGCACATCAGCGAGCTGTTCGGATTGTGGGTGACCACCGCCGACAACGGAATCGAGTGGACCCGGGGACTGATCGAGCGCCTGACGGCGGGTGAATACACCATGGTGGACGATGATCCCCGGGCCTTCGGAACCCCCGGTTCGGGAAAACGCCCGGCCGGTTGA
- a CDS encoding SDR family oxidoreductase translates to MTSPLAGKTALITGVSRRRGIGFGIAAELARLGAHVFLHHYSPYDRHQPWGDDDLSLIRSGIRERLIDGAAFGDVSADLSLPDGHETVMDAAVELTGTVDIMVCNHATDGSGSIFDVTAAQLDTCWNVNTRSTLLLTRRFAEQYAPRSAADPKRPGDRDRPEQHVDEHRTGRVIWLTSGQQDGPMRGEVAYATTKAALAGVTPTVAAELLERGIVLNTVNPGPVNTGYLDPETTDRDLTELTAMIAETPYGRFGTPEDPARLIGWLVTDAARWMVGQVLTSDGGFAVNG, encoded by the coding sequence ATGACGAGCCCGCTGGCCGGGAAGACCGCACTGATCACCGGAGTGTCACGTCGCAGGGGCATCGGGTTCGGCATCGCCGCCGAGCTCGCCCGGCTGGGCGCGCACGTGTTCCTCCACCACTATTCGCCGTATGACCGGCATCAGCCGTGGGGCGACGACGACCTGTCCCTCATACGGTCGGGGATACGGGAACGGCTCATCGACGGCGCCGCGTTCGGCGATGTCAGCGCCGACCTGAGCCTGCCGGACGGTCACGAGACCGTCATGGACGCCGCCGTCGAATTGACCGGCACAGTCGACATCATGGTGTGCAACCACGCCACCGACGGCTCCGGATCGATCTTCGACGTGACGGCGGCTCAACTGGACACGTGCTGGAACGTCAACACCCGTTCTACTCTGCTGCTGACCCGTCGCTTCGCCGAACAGTACGCACCACGATCGGCGGCCGATCCGAAACGCCCCGGCGACCGGGACCGGCCCGAGCAACACGTCGACGAACACCGCACCGGGCGGGTCATCTGGTTGACCTCCGGGCAGCAGGACGGACCGATGCGCGGCGAGGTCGCCTACGCCACCACCAAAGCCGCACTCGCCGGAGTCACCCCCACGGTTGCGGCGGAACTGTTGGAACGCGGCATCGTGCTCAACACCGTCAACCCCGGCCCGGTCAACACCGGATACCTCGATCCGGAGACGACCGACCGGGATCTCACCGAACTGACCGCCATGATCGCCGAGACCCCGTACGGCCGGTTCGGAACACCGGAGGACCCGGCCCGACTGATCGGGTGGCTCGTCACCGACGCGGCC